In the genome of Lacerta agilis isolate rLacAgi1 chromosome 2, rLacAgi1.pri, whole genome shotgun sequence, one region contains:
- the GRXCR2 gene encoding glutaredoxin domain-containing cysteine-rich protein 2, translated as MDELQVKLSPRHDARSRKVRFKISSAYSGRVLKQVYEDGQELEIPQVEYPHSFRHWSFEPKDDFFGLGEAPGPGFCPSAKMNAQRISVFREGNKYTLTGSPSLLNDHQAEESHMAQDPHSPHLTNRARNEGHHTIRMGSNQATTLLTTDEENPPVLDFGKIIIYTSNLKIIRSPLTKKELVRKIIQDEGLEDWSFTYHEGRGETCSNPSDENIKETECELVHNEHMQEANGDISCSQCKGSGSAPCSVCHGSKFSMLANRFKESYRALRCPACNENGRQPCRTCVQ; from the exons ATGGATGAGCTTCAGGTGAAACTGAGCCCCAGGCATGATGCAAGATCCCGAAAAGTCAGATTCAAAATCTCCTCTGCCTACAGTGGTCGAGTCTTAAAGCAGGTATATGAAGATGGACAGGAACTTGAAATCCCGCAGGTGGAATATCCTCATAGTTTTCGGCACTGGAGCTTTGAACCCAAAGACGACTTCTTTGGGCTTGGTGAAGCCCCAGGACCCGGGTTTTGTCCATCAGCTAAAATGAATGCACAGAGGATCAGTGTATTCAGAGAAGGCAACAAATATACACTGACAGGGAGCCCTTCCCTCTTAAATGACCATCAGGCAGAGGAGAGCCATATG GCCCAGGACCCGCACTCTCCCCACCTCACCAACCGGGCTAGAAATGAAGGACACCACACCATCAGAATGGGATcgaatcaggccacaactttattgactacagatgaagag AATCCCCCTGTTTTAGATTTTGGGAAGATTATCATCTACACCAGCAATCTGAAAATCATCCGATCACCACTGACTAAGAAGGAGCTGGTGAGAAAAATCATACAGGACGAAGGACTCGAAGACTGGTCCTTCACATACcatgaaggaagaggagaaacttGCAGTAACCCAAGTGATGAGAACATAAAGGAGACTGAATGTGAGCTTGTTCACAACGAGCATATGCAG GAAGCAAATGGTGATATCAGTTGCTCCCAGTGTAAGGGATCAGGCTCTGCACCCTGCTCTGTGTGCCATGGAAGCAAGTTTTCAATGTTGGCGAACCGATTTAAAGAGTCCTACAGAGCTCTGCGATGTCCAGCTTGTAATGAAAATGGCCGGCAACCCTGCCGGACCTGTGTTCAATGA